A section of the Devosia rhizoryzae genome encodes:
- the thiB gene encoding thiamine ABC transporter substrate binding subunit codes for MVKSFSLALAVLVAGFSGAGYAQDKPTLTAYTYDGFAAEWGPGPLLKAGFEATCNCTLNWVAADSSIGTLRRVQLEGATTEADVLVGLDTAIAGEARATGLFADHGLTLTGLDLPEDWSDSQFVPFDYSHFAFMHDTDTMPVPPKNFEELISLPEDVKIVIQDPRSATPGLGLLLWVKAAYGDRAPEIWAGLKPHILTITREWSESYSLFLEGEADMVLSYTTSPAYHIFDEDDHTIKAALFNEGHFPQIEVAGILKSSDQPELAAQFLAYLASPEGQKAIPTTNWMFPVVDLGADLDPSFADLPQPTKTLTLSEEDIIANSGAWIDEMLAAVQ; via the coding sequence ATGGTCAAATCGTTTTCCCTCGCGCTTGCGGTCCTCGTCGCCGGATTTTCCGGTGCAGGATACGCGCAGGATAAGCCGACGCTCACCGCCTATACCTATGATGGCTTTGCCGCCGAATGGGGTCCGGGTCCGCTGCTCAAGGCGGGCTTCGAGGCCACCTGCAACTGCACGCTCAACTGGGTTGCTGCCGACAGCTCGATCGGCACGCTTCGCCGCGTGCAGCTCGAAGGCGCGACGACGGAAGCCGACGTATTGGTCGGGCTCGATACCGCCATTGCCGGCGAGGCGCGCGCCACCGGCCTTTTTGCAGATCATGGCCTGACACTTACCGGCCTCGACCTGCCGGAGGACTGGTCCGACAGCCAGTTCGTGCCCTTCGATTATTCCCACTTCGCCTTCATGCACGATACCGACACGATGCCGGTGCCGCCCAAGAATTTTGAGGAGCTGATCTCGCTTCCCGAAGACGTCAAGATCGTGATCCAGGATCCACGCTCGGCGACTCCCGGGCTCGGCCTCCTGCTCTGGGTCAAGGCTGCCTATGGCGACCGGGCCCCGGAAATCTGGGCCGGGCTCAAGCCGCATATCCTGACCATCACGCGCGAATGGAGCGAGAGCTATTCGCTGTTCCTGGAAGGGGAGGCGGACATGGTGCTGTCCTATACGACCTCACCCGCCTACCACATCTTCGACGAAGATGATCACACGATCAAAGCGGCACTCTTTAACGAAGGGCATTTCCCGCAGATCGAAGTGGCGGGAATCTTGAAAAGCTCGGACCAGCCCGAGCTTGCCGCGCAATTCCTCGCCTATCTCGCCTCGCCTGAAGGGCAGAAAGCGATCCCAACGACCAACTGGATGTTCCCCGTTGTCGACCTCGGCGCGGATCTCGATCCGTCCTTCGCCGACTTGCCTCAGCCGACGAAGACGCTGACGCTGAGCGAAGAGGACATCATTGCGAATTCCGGGGCTTGGATCGACGAGATGCTGGCGGCTGTGCAGTAG